In the genome of Loxodonta africana isolate mLoxAfr1 chromosome 16, mLoxAfr1.hap2, whole genome shotgun sequence, one region contains:
- the LOC111750332 gene encoding uncharacterized protein LOC111750332 isoform X1, which translates to MSPLLSQEKRGLCRGVQVGLGLCGALLGQRQKLGSSVQRAELEEAQHKDASARHSRSERRLGSAHWAHSGGAGCQMRAGLSDSQLSPSPKRLIWGLQCENRSLQAQPHQQLCEPSSSPLWAQPSWTVLDCSLGARDSCAALPSPHPQGRAVVMMLKVRPVRLELSGEQSPRLLLESLKPLLLTVWLADLHHLGLLRSGESQLPLHPDPLNQSLPLTKIPRIPGPAECERLWELGVITTGPISQTVERTEGAIESVLSHSDPMYNRTKYSLVLCHAHNHC; encoded by the exons ATGAGCCCACTGCTTTCTCAGGAGAAGAGAGGGCTCTGCCGAGGAGTGCAGGTGGGGTTAGGTCTCTGTGGGGCTCTTCTGGGGCAGAGGCAAAAGTTGGGGTCTTCAGTCCAGAGGGCAGAACTGGAGGAGGCTCAGCATAAGGACGCGAGTGCCCGTCACAGCAGGTCTGAGAGGAGGCTGGGCAGTGCCCACTGGGCCCACAGTGGGGGAGCGGGGTGCCAGATGAGGGCTGGGCTGAGTGATTCTCAGCTTTCTCCCAGCCCCAAGAGGCTGATTTGGGGGCTGCAATGTGAGAACAGAAGCCTGCAGGCTCAgcctcaccagcagctctgtgagccCTCCTCATCCCCACTTTGGGCACAGCCTTCCTGGACCGTCCTAGACTGTTCCCTTGGAGCCAGGGACTCCTGTGctgccctgccctccccccacccccaagggaGAGCAGTGGTCATGATGCTCAAGGTCAGGCCTGTTCGTTTGGAGTTGTCCGGAGAGCAAAGCCCCAG gCTGCTGCTGGAAAGCTTGAAGCCCCTGCTACTCACAGTGTGGCTTGCTGACCTGCATCACCTGGGATTACTTAGAAGTGGAGAGTCTCAGCTGCCCCTCCacccagacccactgaatcagagTCTGCCTTTGACCAAGATCCCCAGGATCCCGGGCCCAGCAGAGTGTGAGCGGCTCTGGG AACTAGGAGTGATTACCACAGGACCCATCTCACAAACAGTCGAGAGGACTGAAG gtgccatcgagtcggttctgagtcacagtgaccccatgtacaacagaacgaaatactccctggtcctgtgccatgctcacaatcactgctaa
- the LOC111750332 gene encoding uncharacterized protein LOC111750332 isoform X3, translating into MSPLLSQEKRGLCRGVQPSWTVLDCSLGARDSCAALPSPHPQGRAVVMMLKVRPVRLELSGEQSPRLLLESLKPLLLTVWLADLHHLGLLRSGESQLPLHPDPLNQSLPLTKIPRIPGPAECERLWELGVITTGPISQTVERTEGAIESVLSHSDPMYNRTKYSLVLCHAHNHC; encoded by the exons ATGAGCCCACTGCTTTCTCAGGAGAAGAGAGGGCTCTGCCGAGGAGTGCAG CCTTCCTGGACCGTCCTAGACTGTTCCCTTGGAGCCAGGGACTCCTGTGctgccctgccctccccccacccccaagggaGAGCAGTGGTCATGATGCTCAAGGTCAGGCCTGTTCGTTTGGAGTTGTCCGGAGAGCAAAGCCCCAG gCTGCTGCTGGAAAGCTTGAAGCCCCTGCTACTCACAGTGTGGCTTGCTGACCTGCATCACCTGGGATTACTTAGAAGTGGAGAGTCTCAGCTGCCCCTCCacccagacccactgaatcagagTCTGCCTTTGACCAAGATCCCCAGGATCCCGGGCCCAGCAGAGTGTGAGCGGCTCTGGG AACTAGGAGTGATTACCACAGGACCCATCTCACAAACAGTCGAGAGGACTGAAG gtgccatcgagtcggttctgagtcacagtgaccccatgtacaacagaacgaaatactccctggtcctgtgccatgctcacaatcactgctaa
- the LOC111750332 gene encoding uncharacterized protein LOC111750332 isoform X2, whose product MSPLLSQEKRGLCRGVQVGLGLCGALLGQRQKLGSSVQRAELEEAQHKDASARHSRSERRLGSAHWAHSGGAGCQMRAGLSDSQLSPSPKRLIWGLQCENRSLQAQPHQQLCEPSSSPLWAQPSWTVLDCSLGARDSCAALPSPHPQGRAVVMMLKVRPVRLELSGEQSPRLLLESLKPLLLTVWLADLHHLGLLRSGESQLPLHPDPLNQSLPLTKIPRIPGPAECERLWELGVITTGPISQTVERTEGHVEK is encoded by the exons ATGAGCCCACTGCTTTCTCAGGAGAAGAGAGGGCTCTGCCGAGGAGTGCAGGTGGGGTTAGGTCTCTGTGGGGCTCTTCTGGGGCAGAGGCAAAAGTTGGGGTCTTCAGTCCAGAGGGCAGAACTGGAGGAGGCTCAGCATAAGGACGCGAGTGCCCGTCACAGCAGGTCTGAGAGGAGGCTGGGCAGTGCCCACTGGGCCCACAGTGGGGGAGCGGGGTGCCAGATGAGGGCTGGGCTGAGTGATTCTCAGCTTTCTCCCAGCCCCAAGAGGCTGATTTGGGGGCTGCAATGTGAGAACAGAAGCCTGCAGGCTCAgcctcaccagcagctctgtgagccCTCCTCATCCCCACTTTGGGCACAGCCTTCCTGGACCGTCCTAGACTGTTCCCTTGGAGCCAGGGACTCCTGTGctgccctgccctccccccacccccaagggaGAGCAGTGGTCATGATGCTCAAGGTCAGGCCTGTTCGTTTGGAGTTGTCCGGAGAGCAAAGCCCCAG gCTGCTGCTGGAAAGCTTGAAGCCCCTGCTACTCACAGTGTGGCTTGCTGACCTGCATCACCTGGGATTACTTAGAAGTGGAGAGTCTCAGCTGCCCCTCCacccagacccactgaatcagagTCTGCCTTTGACCAAGATCCCCAGGATCCCGGGCCCAGCAGAGTGTGAGCGGCTCTGGG AACTAGGAGTGATTACCACAGGACCCATCTCACAAACAGTCGAGAGGACTGAAG